The DNA segment GCACAGAAGCCACCAAGGGGTCTTCCGGCTTGGGTGCCAGCCCGAACCACGCACCCACGCCAAGCAGGCTCGCAACCACAATCGCGAGAGCCAGCGCCCACAGCCGCCACATAGGACGCCAAAGGCGTGGTGTGCGCCAGAGAGCACGCCGCGCGGCTTTCACCGCCGGGTGCGCAGGGTCAAGCGCTGTGGCGCGGGCAAGCGCCTTGTGTGCGGCATCCGGCGAAGGGGCGGCGCGGGCATAGAGGCAGAGGGCTTCGATATCGTGGGGATTGCGTGCAAGCAAGCGCACCGCACAACGGCGCGCCGTATCGAGGTCGCCACGGGCGTATGCGGCTTCGCCCTCTGCAAGCCACTGGTCCAGCACGCCACTCTGCGATTGTGGGAAGGGGACGTGCATTGTTGTCATATGCTGAGTATACCACCGCCCCGCTTCGTGAAGCAATGCCTGGGCAGGCTCGCCCGTTGGCTACACACAAGATGCGTGTTCAACGATGACGGTAGGCTCTACGCCCAAACGCCAAGACGCCCCCAGCCAACACCACTAGCCCCAAGAGAAGGGGAGAAAATGGTGAAGAGGCGGGTTGTCCATTAAATTCAACAAGATCAATAGCGGTAGGTCCGCCAATACGCACTTCTATATCGTCAATCCCGAATTCATCACGACTTCCTGAGCCAGCAACATCATCACTTTTCCATTGCAAGTAAATAAACGCCCCAGGAGCAAGGTTCACACCATTCAGTGTTGTGGCAAATGATTGTGATTGCCATGCGGGTGATACATCAGCTGCCTGAGGTGTGGTGAACGTAAAAATCGGCCCTGTATAAGAAACATCATCCAAGGAGTAATAAAAATCCAGAGAAGAACTGCGATTTTGATCGTTATAATACCAAACTTTATAGGCTACATAGAGATTACTAATGGTATTCCCTGTAGTATTTTGCAGTTTCAAGGTGATATCACCTGGCGTGAAATCATTGCCTGTGGGTTGAACACCCAAGATTATGTTGCCACCACCTACATCGAAGGCATAAATGCCACCAGTAGTGACACTACCAGTTGAAGAGCCGCGGGCAAAATCACCATTCGTCAAAGTATCCCCAAAACTCGGTGACGAATTATCACTCAACCCTGTGACCCGCCAAAGGTCTGAATCAAGCTGCCCAGATGTTGGATTAGGTGCAAAGCCAGCCCCCGTAAAACCGGTGAAATCAATGGGCGTCACTGCCGCTAGGACAGGGGCACCCATGAGCAACAAGAAAACGATCATCAAAAAGAGCGCGACTCGTTTCATTGTATACCCCTCTTTATTTTCTAATCGTGCCTCTGGGCTTCCCTCCACTAAGAGGCAACCACATTCCAAAAGCATGTTGAGCGCGTGAACCTCAACTCGACTACCGGGTGCGCCACTTGCAAGAGCGCCAAACGTTCCAGCAGGACCGGCACACGGCGCTCATCAGTCATCACCACAACAACAGCGGCGCTCAACGCAGCCAGCGCTTGCCCCAAGGGGAGAGGATTCGCAGCCACATGCGGGGCTTGGACAAGCTTATAGACGCCACGCAAAGGTGCGGAATGTGGGCGTGGTGCAAATGGGGCTTGTGTAGGATTGTGAAACGGCGTGGCATACGCTATCCACCGATCGCCCTCGGGCATGAGCGCGACAAGGTCGTCATTGAGAATCTCCGCCAGCCCGCTTTCGTGCGACAGCCGCGCAACGGTTGTTTTGCCCGTGCCAGATGGTCCCAGAAAGAGATACGCTTGCCCTTTGCGCACCAACCCTGCGCCATGCAGCAAGAGACCGCCCCGCTCAACAAGCATGATGGCAAAGAGTGCACGAATGAGATACACAAGGTTGTAGCGCGGCAAATGCGCGGTTGCATGCAAAAAAACATGTCGTCGAGACCAATCGCTTTGGACACGATAGAGCGAATGGTCAAATGTCACCCCCCCCTGGGCGTCAAAAGAGAAGCGAGGTGAGTCCTCCCATTGTGGAAGCGGCGGCAACGCGGGGTCAAGCGTAATGAGCAAACGCGCTTGGGGGGTGGCATGGCTTTATAGGCGGCATACCGCGCCGCTACCCACTCGACCACCTCGCGATGGGGTGAGGCGATTTCAAGGTGGGTGTTGGCAATCGAGATGGTGACGGCATGCGGGGGAGCAGTGGGAAGAGGTGGGGCATGGGATTGAGAAACATGCATCGTCATTCTAGCAACTCCGTCTCTGACTGACGTTCGCGAAGCGTCGAAGCAACAATGCCGAGGCTCAACAAAATCAAAACGGCGCCCAAGAAAGGTTGCACGCGCGCCCACAAGGGCTGTTCAACCGTCACAGGAATAACTTCAACAGGTGTGCGCGCTCCACTTGTTTCGACTTCTTCGAGCTGATAGTAATACGTCCGGCCAGGAATGAGACCGGTGTCCGTGTAAACGTATTCACCACCGGTATGGCGCGCAGGCGAGGCAGGGATGAGCCGCTCATTCACCTGCTCAAAAGGGCCTTCTTCGCTGGTGCTACGATAGAGGTTGTAGCCCGCCGTTTGCACTTCGGAGGCTGTTTTCCAACGCAATGTAACGTCGGTTGGGTTTTCCTGCGATGAGAAGACGAGAATGAGACCGGCAATTGCCATCAAAAGTGCGCCGGCGATGCCGACAAGTTGTTGTGTCCGGTGGTTGGTCATCGTTTTCCTGCGAGGGTTTGTTGACGAAAAGAGCATAGTCGGAATACGCCAACTCGTCAATTGATTGCCGAGGGCAAAACAAAAACCCGGCGGGCTATGAAAACCAGCCGGGTTTTGCATTGCGCGCGGCCACACGTCAAGACCGAAGCAGGCTGAGGTATTTGGCGCCGCCATCAGGCAAGACGGTGACGACAACCCCTTCTTCCAACTGGCGCGCCACTTGCAAAGCGGCATACACGGCGGCACCGGCGCTGAACCCCACAAACCAGCCCTCTTCACGCGCCAGGCGCATGGTGGTTTCATACGCATCCGCCGGCGAGACATAGCGCGTCTCATCCACGACGCTCGGATCGTAAATGCCCGGCACAATGGCTGTTTCAAGGTGCTTCAACCCCTCAATCACAGCCAACTCGTCTTCAGGTTCAACAGCAATGACGCGCACATTGGGGTTCACACGGCGCAAAAAGCGCGCTGTGCCCACCAGCGTGCCACTCGTGCCGACGCCCGCCACAAAGTGGGTAATGCGCCCACCCGTCTGCGCCCAAATTTCAGGGCCTGTGTGGCAAAAGTGCGCCCGCCAGTTGGCTGGGTTGTTGTACTGGTCGGCGTAGTAGTACCGCTCCGGATTTTGCGCCACAATCTCACGCACCAGGCGAATCGCGCCGTCCGACCCTTCGAGCGGGTCGCTGAAAATCAACTCCGCACCATACGCCTGCAAAATGCGCTTGCGTTCTTCGCTGACATTCTCCGGCATCACCAGCGTGACCCGATACCCTTTCACCGCGCCAATCCAGGCATAGGCAATGCCGGTGTTGCCGCTGGTGCTGTCAATCAAAATTTTGTCCGGCGTCAGGTCGCCGCTCCGTTCGGCGCTTTCGATGATATGCAACGCGGCACGGTCCTTGACCGACCCGCCCGGATTGAACCATTCGGCTTTGGCGTACACCTCCACCGACGGCGGCAAATCAGCGGCCAGGTGGTGCAAGCGCAGCAACGGCGTTTCGCCAACATGATCGAGAATACTCACCGGTTGTTGTAAATGCACCCCGCGACGGGCGACATCGCGAAACGCCGTGCAACTATCCTCAAGCAAAATTGTCTCCGGCAACGGTTGCCGCGCGACCATTAGTGCACCTCGACAGGTTGAGCGCTTTCTTCTTCATCGTGGCGCGGGAACGGAACGCCGCAAAACTCTTCATAGTCAATCAATTCGGTAATGGTGGGCTCTTCACCACAGACCGGGCATTTGGGGTTCTTGCGCAAACGCACCTGGTGGAATTGCCCTGCCAGTGCATCGTAGAGCAGCAAACGCCCGATGAGCGGTTCGCCAATCCCCAGAATGAGTTTGATGGCTTCCATTGCCTGCAAACTGCCGATAATGCCCGGCAGAACCCCCAGCACACCCCCTTCCGCGCATGATGGCACTTCGCCCGGCGGCGGCGGTGTGGGGAAGAGACACCGATAGCACGGGCCTTCATCGGCTTTGAAAACCGTCACTTGCCCCTCGAATTGGAAAATCGAACCGTCCACCAGCGGCTTCCCCGCCATGACGCAAGCATCATTGACCAGATAGCGCGTCGGGAAGTTGTCCGACCCATTCACCACAATGTCGTAGTCCTTGATGATGTCCATGATGTTTTCGCTGGTCAGCGGTTCACGATAGGGCACAACCTTCACATCCGGGTTGATGGACGCAATCGTCTCAGCCGCCGACTCAACCTTGGGACGCCCAATGTCATCCACGCCGTGCAAAATCTGGCGCTGCAAGTTGCTCAAATCCACCACGTCGAAATCCACAATCCCCAGCGTCCCGACGCCGGCCGCCGCCAGGTAGAGCGCCGCCGGCGACCCTAATCCGCCGGCGCCAACAAGCAACACCTTAGCGTCGAGCAACTTCCACTGGCCTTCTTCGCCCACTTCCGGAATCAGAATGTGGCGCGAATAACGAATGCGCTGCTCAGGTGAAAAGATACGCGGCAGGTCAAACTTCAAGCCCTGGCTCTTCCAGGCGCCAAAGCCACCCGCCAACGAAAAGACATTCTTGTAGCCCATTTCTTTGAGCGTCTTCGCAGCAAACGCCGAACGCACACCCCCCGCGCAGTAGAGCACAATCGGCGCTTCGCGGTCAGGTTCAACTTCTTCAATGCGCCATTCAAGATGCCCGCGCGGAATGAATTTGGCGCCGGGAATGTACCCTTGTTCAAATTCATCCAACTCGCGCACGTCAATCAGGCGAATCGGCTCGCCGCGTTCCAGCCATTCGCGCAATGTTGAGACGTTGATTTCCTGAATTTCTTGCTTGACGCGTTGCAAAAATTGCTCGCGTGTCAATCGGTCACTCACGGTACCCTCCTGTTTTTTTCAAACAATGTGAACACCACGCGAGCGGACGCCTTTGGCCGCTTTTCGATTCTTACCGCCCACCGGCCATCGCCGGGATGATGCTCACTTCATCATTTTCACTCAAAGGTGTTTCTTCGCCCTGCAAAGCACGAATTTCTTCGCCGTTGACGAACACGTTGATGAAACGCTTGATTTCACCACGTTCTTCATCCACAAGGCGGGCTTTCACACCCGGATACTGCGCTTCCAGCGCCTCCACCAAATCGCGAATGGTGCTGGCTTGCACTTCCACACGCGCCTGCCCACCAGTCAGACGCCGCAAGGGAGTTGGAACATACACAATTGCCATCGCTTTCTTCCTCCTTATTGCCGGTTTTTGTTATTTTGGCAGGGGCCGCGTGTTGCCGCCCCCCAATTCGCACGTATGTAGGTTATGGCTTTTCAATGGGCGCCCGAACCAGGTTGCCCCATTCCGTCCATGAACCGTCATAGTTGCGGACATTCTCGAAGCCCAGCAGATACTTCAACACAAACCATGTATGGCTGCTGCGCTCGCCAATGCGGCAGTAGGCAATCGTCTCCTTGTTCGGGTCAAGCCCTTGTTCCTCGATGTAAATCTTGCGCAATTCTTCGGCGCTTTTGAACGTCCCGTCCGGGTTCACCGCCCGCGACCAGGGGATGTTTTTGGCTTTGGGAATGTGCCCCCCACGCAAAGCACCCTCTTGCGGGTAGTCGGGCATGTGCAGTTTTTCGCCGGTGTATTCCTGGGGTGAGCGCACATCCACCAACTGCGCGTCATCGCGTTCGATGAATTGGTGCACATATTGGCGGAAGACGCGCCACGGTTCATCGTTGCGTTGCGGAACCTTGTAGTCCGTCGGCGGATAAGAAGGCACTTCGCGCGTCAAGGGGCGTCCTTCTTCAATCCACTTTTGACGCCCACCGTCCATGATTTTGGCGTTGGTGTGCCCAAACAGTTGGAACACCCAAAAGGCGTAGCACGCCCACCAGTTGTTCTTATCGCCGTAGAAGACCACAAGCGTATCGTTGCTGATGCCTTTCTCGCGCATCAAATTCGCAAATTGCTCTTCCGTCAGGTAATCGCGAATGACGGGGTGCTGCAAATCGGTGTGCCAGTCAATTTTGACAGCGCCGGGAATGTGCCCCATATCGTAGAGCAGCACATCTTCATCGCTCTCCACGATGCGCACATTGGGGTCGTCCAGATGTTGGGCTACCCACTCAGTTGAAACAAGCACATCCGGCACAGCATATCCGCGTTCTTCAATTTGCTTCTCGGCCATACGTTTGCCTCCTGTCTGCGTTTGGTTGGCTCTCTCCGTCATACAGTCCCACTTCACGTGGGCTGTCCCCACGGCACAATGCGCCCAGGGCAACAAGATGGGGCTTCATTGCACCGTGGGGACAACACAGCAGTGTGTGGCTTGACATGCAAAAAGGCCGACGGTGGCTTGGGCAATATGCCCCACTCTCCGAAGAGAGTGCGCCCCAACAGTTAGCCACTCCTCTCGCGAGAAGTGTCGAACTGCGGGAGCGTTAGCCGCCGTCGGCCTCGAAAGGCGAACCGGCGTTCGTCAGGCGGTGGCTAACGCCCCCGCCTGATACAGATGCATCTCTGGTTGGTGTAGAAGGCTTGTGTCTTGTTCATCATGGCTCAAAGTATGACCAAAACAAGCGTCTTTGTCAACTTTTCACCATTCCATGCCCGGCCCAAAGCCCAGCAAACCGGGGTCTTCCATCATGCTGGGGTCCCACGGTTCGGGCAGCACTTCCACATGCACCTCACGGTCCGGCACAACCTGCGCGATTTTTTCCTTGGCTTGCTGAACCAGCCAGGGCGCATAGGGGCAGAATGGCGTTGTCAGCAGCATGTGCATCTCAACGCGATTCTCTTCCACCAGAATATGCTTGATCAGCCCCAATGTCACCAGGTCAAGCCCGATTTCCGGGTCTACCACCTGGCGCAAGTTTTCGCGGATGGCTTCCGCCAATTGCTCCGGCGTCACCTGGGATGTGTTTTGTGACTGTTCTTGTTCGTTGCGGGTTTCTTCACTCATTTTGGATGCTCCTTTCAGGCATACGCTTCCTTACACTTTCACTTGAATCTCATCATCAACAATGCGGACTTCATAGGTGTTGACGGGCACAACCGCCGGAAAGCGCAGAACTTGCCCGGTGCGAACGTCAAAACGGGCGCCGTGGCGCGGGCATTCGATGGCACAGCCGTACAATTCCCCTTCGCCAAGCGGACCACCGTCATG comes from the Ardenticatena maritima genome and includes:
- a CDS encoding P-loop NTPase family protein, with amino-acid sequence MLITLDPALPPLPQWEDSPRFSFDAQGGVTFDHSLYRVQSDWSRRHVFLHATAHLPRYNLVYLIRALFAIMLVERGGLLLHGAGLVRKGQAYLFLGPSGTGKTTVARLSHESGLAEILNDDLVALMPEGDRWIAYATPFHNPTQAPFAPRPHSAPLRGVYKLVQAPHVAANPLPLGQALAALSAAVVVVMTDERRVPVLLERLALLQVAHPVVELRFTRSTCFWNVVAS
- a CDS encoding ubiquitin-like small modifier protein 1, with the protein product MAIVYVPTPLRRLTGGQARVEVQASTIRDLVEALEAQYPGVKARLVDEERGEIKRFINVFVNGEEIRALQGEETPLSENDEVSIIPAMAGGR
- a CDS encoding sulfurtransferase, which produces MAEKQIEERGYAVPDVLVSTEWVAQHLDDPNVRIVESDEDVLLYDMGHIPGAVKIDWHTDLQHPVIRDYLTEEQFANLMREKGISNDTLVVFYGDKNNWWACYAFWVFQLFGHTNAKIMDGGRQKWIEEGRPLTREVPSYPPTDYKVPQRNDEPWRVFRQYVHQFIERDDAQLVDVRSPQEYTGEKLHMPDYPQEGALRGGHIPKAKNIPWSRAVNPDGTFKSAEELRKIYIEEQGLDPNKETIAYCRIGERSSHTWFVLKYLLGFENVRNYDGSWTEWGNLVRAPIEKP
- a CDS encoding non-heme iron oxygenase ferredoxin subunit; translated protein: MSEFVTVAKVADVPLGHAKVVHVGSKRLAIAHCEDGIFAIDDICTHDGGPLGEGELYGCAIECPRHGARFDVRTGQVLRFPAVVPVNTYEVRIVDDEIQVKV
- a CDS encoding PLP-dependent cysteine synthase family protein, which encodes MVARQPLPETILLEDSCTAFRDVARRGVHLQQPVSILDHVGETPLLRLHHLAADLPPSVEVYAKAEWFNPGGSVKDRAALHIIESAERSGDLTPDKILIDSTSGNTGIAYAWIGAVKGYRVTLVMPENVSEERKRILQAYGAELIFSDPLEGSDGAIRLVREIVAQNPERYYYADQYNNPANWRAHFCHTGPEIWAQTGGRITHFVAGVGTSGTLVGTARFLRRVNPNVRVIAVEPEDELAVIEGLKHLETAIVPGIYDPSVVDETRYVSPADAYETTMRLAREEGWFVGFSAGAAVYAALQVARQLEEGVVVTVLPDGGAKYLSLLRS
- a CDS encoding metal-sulfur cluster assembly factor, yielding MSEETRNEQEQSQNTSQVTPEQLAEAIRENLRQVVDPEIGLDLVTLGLIKHILVEENRVEMHMLLTTPFCPYAPWLVQQAKEKIAQVVPDREVHVEVLPEPWDPSMMEDPGLLGFGPGMEW
- the moeB gene encoding molybdopterin-synthase adenylyltransferase MoeB, translated to MSDRLTREQFLQRVKQEIQEINVSTLREWLERGEPIRLIDVRELDEFEQGYIPGAKFIPRGHLEWRIEEVEPDREAPIVLYCAGGVRSAFAAKTLKEMGYKNVFSLAGGFGAWKSQGLKFDLPRIFSPEQRIRYSRHILIPEVGEEGQWKLLDAKVLLVGAGGLGSPAALYLAAAGVGTLGIVDFDVVDLSNLQRQILHGVDDIGRPKVESAAETIASINPDVKVVPYREPLTSENIMDIIKDYDIVVNGSDNFPTRYLVNDACVMAGKPLVDGSIFQFEGQVTVFKADEGPCYRCLFPTPPPPGEVPSCAEGGVLGVLPGIIGSLQAMEAIKLILGIGEPLIGRLLLYDALAGQFHQVRLRKNPKCPVCGEEPTITELIDYEEFCGVPFPRHDEEESAQPVEVH